The following proteins come from a genomic window of Salvia hispanica cultivar TCC Black 2014 chromosome 4, UniMelb_Shisp_WGS_1.0, whole genome shotgun sequence:
- the LOC125223452 gene encoding uncharacterized protein LOC125223452, with amino-acid sequence MASACVNNIGMSPENFLDCPPAAFPSYGWLSPRISFSREFPDEEASKGAANRSSPKRLPMAEEEKLEEPDPEVSSKDFVDFEFRLEDPVAMLPADELFADGKLVPLHLSSIRHSMTSVPAFSEARSPDTPSYRRRNEISSRDPYLFSPKAPRCSSRWKELLGLKKLYQNSNLKQEDPRTASSLSSNSNNRNSSRGLKNLLQRSSKSSLNTSIDSSLNQPLLKDSDNESISISSRLSLSSSSSGHEHDDLPRLSLDSEKPSRNAHQSTASNLARVRLSKYKSAAMSSENRTAPCRSSRSPMRRAPEIVVPVRGVSVDSPRMNSSGKIVFHSLERSSSSPSTFNGGPRHKHRGMERSYSANVRVTPVLNVPVCSLRGSSKSVVFGFPLFASQPRKETGGGGSSAGNRSQYSHSKNRTDRT; translated from the coding sequence ATGGCGTCTGCGTGCGTGAATAACATCGGAATGTCGCCGGAGAATTTCCTCGACTGTCCTCCGGCGGCGTTCCCGTCGTACGGCTGGCTGAGCCCGAGGATTTCCTTCAGCCGCGAGTTTCCCGACGAGGAAGCCTCGAAAGGCGCGGCGAATCGGTCGTCGCCGAAGCGCCTGCCGAtggcggaggaggagaagcTGGAGGAGCCAGATCCGGAGGTCTCCAGCAAGGATTTCGTCGATTTCGAGTTCCGCCTCGAAGATCCGGTGGCGATGCTCCCCGCCGATGAGCTTTTCGCCGACGGAAAACTCGTGCCGCTCCACCTCTCCTCCATCCGCCACTCGATGACGTCGGTTCCGGCGTTTTCCGAAGCCAGATCTCCGGATACGCCGAGCTACCGGCGGAGGAATGAGATATCGTCGAGAGATCCGTATTTGTTTTCTCCCAAGGCGCCTCGGTGCTCGAGCCGGTGGAAGGAGCTTCTCGGCTTGAAGAAGCTGTACCAGAACAGCAATTTGAAGCAGGAGGATCCGAGAACGGCGTCGTCTCTATCCTCGAATAGCAACAACAGAAACTCCTCCAGAGGCCTCAAGAACTTGCTTCAACGCAGCTCCAAGTCGTCATTGAATACATCCATCGATTCATCCTTAAATCAACCGCTCTTAAAGGACTCTGACAACGAATCAATATCCATCTCGTCCAggctctctctctcatcgTCCTCCTCTGGCCACGAGCACGACGATCTCCCTCGCCTCTCGCTCGATTCAGAAAAACCTAGCCGCAACGCTCATCAATCCACCGCCAGCAATCTCGCCAGAGTCCGATTGTCCAAGTATAAATCGGCGGCAATGTCATCGGAAAACCGCACGGCGCCGTGTCGGTCCAGCCGCAGCCCGATGCGAAGAGCTCCTGAAATCGTCGTTCCAGTCCGCGGCGTTTCCGTCGACAGTCCTCGGATGAACTCCTCCGGCAAAATCGTGTTCCACAGCTTGGAGAGAAGCTCCAGCAGCCCAAGCACCTTCAACGGCGGGCCGAGACACAAGCATCGAGGAATGGAGCGGTCGTATTCCGCCAACGTCCGCGTCACTCCCGTCCTCAACGTGCCGGTGTGCTCCCTCCGCGGCTCCTCCAAATCCGTCGTTTTCGGTTTTCCATTGTTCGCTTCGCAACCGAGGAAAGAAACCGGCGGCGGCGGTAGCAGCGCTGGGAACAGAAGTCAGTATAGTCACAGCAAGAACCGCACAGATCGAACTTGA